One window from the genome of Amaranthus tricolor cultivar Red isolate AtriRed21 chromosome 9, ASM2621246v1, whole genome shotgun sequence encodes:
- the LOC130823969 gene encoding DNA (cytosine-5)-methyltransferase 1-like has translation MFEHPDRNVVNKPEQKSKKRKVNPQDDDCHLTGNPVPVIEAKQRWPHRYLSKAKWVPKSMYNIEWSGEDILQANSHYTEALVDGVTIKLNEDVYIAAEEGKPNYIAKIVEFFETVDKEQFLTAQWFYRAEDTVIKNHHQLIDQRRVFLSDIKDDNPLGCILNKVKINTNTSNVGAAELYCDMKYELPYLTFSNLTLDEQNQGTGSDTSSTISSDHSSVDATDDVTSCAKQTKSGQEVAKLTNEMTLLDLYSGCGAMSTGLCLGATLAGVKLTNKWAVDLNEDACESLRRNHPETEVRNEMAEEFLSLLKEWEKLCNNMVLSVPPPPPNEVTHLDDNTDDDSPLEPGEFEVENLLEICYVKKKGLYFKVRWKGYGPEEDTWEPIDGLSGSEERIKEFVHRGYQSKILPLPGDVDFICGGPPCQGISGFNRYRNTQDPLKDEKNHQLVVFMDIVEYLRPKYVLMENVVDILRFSEGFLGRYAVGRLVSMNYQSRMGIMAAGSYGLPQFRLRVFLWGAQTSKKLPQYPLPTHEVITRGGVPVEFQDIYVSDGKQKSTSLEKALLLEDAISDLPPVTNFEDQNERPYDGAASTDFQRYIRLKRKDMINFNGSAEVSSDCDLCDHRPLQMKEDDYQRACQIPKRKGANFRDLAGVLVDNKNKVYFDPSMERVYLPSKKPLVPDYAMQFVRGTSTKPFGRLWWDETVSTVVTRAEPHNQCVLHPEQDRVLTIRENARLQGFLDCYKLYGPVKERYIQVGNAVAVPVAIALGYAFGQANQGLVDDNPLTTLPFKFPQCLARHQDLEL, from the exons ATGTTTGAGCATCCAGATAGGAATGTTGTCAACAAGCCGGAACAAAAATCTAAGAAGAGAAAAGTAAATCCTCAAGATGATGATTGCCATCTTACTGGTAATCCTGTTCCTGTTATAGAGGCTAAACAACGTTGGCCTCACCGATATTTGTCAaag GCTAAATGGGTACCAAAGTCAATGTATAATAT AGAATGGAGTGGTGAGGATATTTTACAAGCCAATAGCCATTACACTGAGGCACTTGTTGATGGGGTTACTATTAAACTAAATGAGGATGTATATATTGCG GCTGAGGAAGGAAAGCCAAATTACATTGCCAAAATAGTAGAATTTTTTGAGACTGTTGATAAGGAGCAATTTTTAACCGCACAATGGTTCTATAGAGCTGAGGACACT GTTATTAAAAATCATCACCAACTAATTGATCAGCGTCGAGTATTTTTGTCGGACATTAAAGATGATAATCCATTAGGGTGTATTTTGAATAAAGTCAAAATCAACACCAACACATCAAAT gttgGCGCTGCTGAGCTATACTGTGATATGAAATATGAGTTGCCATATTTGACGTTTTCCAATTTGACGCTTG ATGAACAAAACCAAGGCACTGGTAGTGATACATCATCAACTATTTCAAGTGATCACAGTTCAGTTGATGCCACTGATGATGTTACTAgttgtgcaaagcaaaccaagtctGGGCAAGAAGTTGCAAAATTGACGAATGAAATGACCTTACTAGATTTATATTCAGGATGTGGAGCCATGTCTACAGGGCTTTGTCTTGGTGCAACCTTAGCTGGAGTTAAACTTACAAAT AAATGGGCTGTAGATCTTAACGAAGATGCATGTGAGTCTCTCAGGAGGAACCATCCGGAAACTGAG GTGAGAAATGAAATGGCAGAAGAATTTCTATCACTACTGAAAGAGTGGGAAAAGCTTTGTAATAATATGGTATTGTCAGTTCCACCTCCACCTCCAAACGAGGTAACTCATTTGGATGATAATACTGATGATGACTCTCCGCTTGAACCTGGGGAGTTTGAAGTCGAGAACTTACTTGAAATCTGCTATGTAAAGAAAAAGGGCCTCTATTTCAAG GTACGTTGGAAGGGATACGGACCAGAGGAGGACACTTGGGAACCCATTGATGGCTTAAG TGGTTCAGAAGAACGGATAAAGGAGTTTGTTCACAGAGGATACCAATCCAAAATACTGCCTCTTCCA GGGGATGTAGATTTCATTTGTGGAGGACCTCCTTGTCAAGGTATCAGTGGATTCAACCGCTATAGAAACACACAAGATCCTTTGAAGGATGAAAAGAACCATCAATTAGTGGTTTTTATGGACATAGTTGAGTACTTAAGGCCAAAGTATGTCCTAATGGAGAATGTTGTAGACATATTGAGATTTTCTGAAGGTTTTCTGGGTCGTTATGCTGTTGGAAGATTGGTTAGTATGAACTATCAATCTCGTATGGGGATAATGGCAGCTGGATCCTATGGTCTCCCTCAATTTCGATTGAGAGTATTTTTGTGGGGAGCTCAAACATCAAAG AAACTACCACAATATCCTCTTCCTACTCACGAAGTTATTACGAGAGGTGGGGTTCCTGTTGAGTTTCAG GACATTTATGTGTCAGATGGGAAACAAAAGTCTACTTCGCTGGAGAAGGCTCTTTTATTAGAGGATGCCATATCAGATTTGCCTCCA GTTACAAACTTCGAAGATCAAAATGAAAGGCCTTATGATGGTGCTGCCAGTACAGATTTCCAACGTTATATCAGATTGAAAAGAAAGG atatgataaattttaatggttCAGCTGAAGTATCATCTGATTGCGACCTTTGTGACCATCGTCCTTTACAAATGAAAGAAGATGATTATCAGAGAGCATGTCAGATCCCCAAAAGAAAG GGGGCAAATTTTAGAGATTTAGCTGGGGTGCTTGTAGATAACAAGAACAAAGTGtattttgatccttcgatggaAAGAGTTTACCTTCCCTCAAAAAAGCCTTTG GTACCTGATTATGCAATGCAATTTGTTCGCGGTACTTCTACTAA GCCGTTTGGAAGGTTGTGGTGGGATGAGACGGTTTCTACTGTTGTCACCAGGGCTGAACCTCACAACCAG TGTGTCCTCCATCCTGAGCAAGATAGAGTTCTCACTATCCGCGAAAATGCAAGGCTCCAAGGGTTTTTAGATTGTTATAAACTTTATGGTCCTGTTAAGGAAAG GTACATACAAGTAGGGAACGCTGTAGCAGTTCCAGTTGCCATTGCTCTAGGATATGCATTTGGCCAAGCTAATCAAGGCCTTGTTGATGATAATCCATTAACAACACTCCCTTTCAAGTTTCCTCAGTGTCTTGCTCGTCACCAAGATTTAGAATTATGA